The Sorangiineae bacterium MSr11954 DNA segment CGCACGATCTGCGGCCGTCGGCGCTGGCCACCGCGATGGCGCACGTCGGCACCGCCCTGGAGCTCGGCGTTCCGCTCGCGTTCCTCCTCACACCGCTCGGCGCCACGCCCCTGGTGGCCATCGTGCTGATGCTCCTTCTCCATGGGTTCATCACCAGCAATGTGCCGATGGGCGTCCCCATCGAGTGGAACGTGGCGGTCGTCTACGGTGGGTTCGCGCTCTTTTGGGCCCACCCGGACGTGTCGCTCATGACCATGGCGCCGCCGGCCATCCTGATTTTCTTGCTGGTGATGCTGGTGGCCCTGCCGCTCGCCGGAAACCTGGTGCCCGAGAGCCTCTCGTTTCTCTTGGCCATGCGCTATTACGCGGGCAATTGGGCGTATTCGATCTGGCTCTTTCGCGGCGAGGCGTATCGGAAGCTCGATCGGCTGGTGGGGAGCAGCCGCTGGGTGTACGAGCAGCTCGCGCGCTTTTACGATCCGGCCACCGTGGTGGGCCTGTTTGGAAAGGTCATGGCGTTTCGCATGATGCATTTGCACGGCCGCGCCTTGCCCATCTTGGTCCCCAAGGCCGTCGATCGGCTCGAAGACTACGAGTGGTGCGACGGCGAGATCGTCGCGGGCCTCGCGCTGGGCTGGAATTTCGGCGATGGGCACCTCCACTCCGAGCAGCTCCTCGCCGCGATTCAGGAGCAATGCAGCTTCGAGGCTGGCGAGCTTCGGTGCATCTTCGTCGAGTCGCAGCCGGCCTTTCGCTCGACCCTCGCCTATCGCATCGTCGATGCCAAGACCGGCGCCCTCGACGCGGGCCGGCTGTCCATCGCGGAGCTTCGCGCGCGGCAGCCCTGGGGTCCGCCGGCATGAGCGACGAGGCCGACGCCGTCGTCATCGGCTCGGGCCCCAACGGGCTCGCGGCGGCCATCGTCCTCGCGCGCGCGGGCGCGTCGGTCCGCGTGCTCGAGGGGACCGATGCCATCGGCGGCGGCATGCGCACGCGCGAGCTCACCTTGCCGGGCTTCCACCACGACGTATGCTCCGCGTGCCATCCGATGGGCGTCTTGTCGCCGTTCTTTCGAACGTTGCCGCTCGACGAGCACGGCCTCCGCTGGGTGCGGCCGCGCGCTTCCATCGCGCACCCGCTCGACGGCGAACCGGCCGTGATCCTCCGGCGTTCGCTGGCCGATACGTCGCGCGCGCTCGGGGTGGACGCGCGCGCCTACGAGGCGCTCCTCGCGCCGTTTCTGGGCGATCCGCACGGCCTGCTCGCCGACATCCTCGGGCCGCTGCGCGTTCCGCGGCACCCCTTTCGGATGCTCCGCTTCGCCCTGCACGCCCTGCGCTCGGCCACGGCGTTTGCGCGCGGGCGGTTTCGCGGAGCGCGGGCGCGCGCCTTGTTTGCAGGTTGCGCGGCGCACTCGGTCTTGCCGCTCGAGCGCGCCACCACCGCGGCGCTCGGTCTCGTCTTTTGCATCACCGGCCACGTCGACGAATGGCCCGTCGCGGAGGGCGGCTCCTTTGCCATCGCCCGCGCGCTGGCGAGCCTGCTCGCGTCCCACGGAGGCCGCATCGAGACGGGCCGCATGGTCCGCTCGCTCGACGATCTGCCGCCCGCGCGCGTCTACCTGTTCGACACGAGCCCCGCGCAGCTCGCCGAGATCGCCGGGCCCGTGCTGCCCGCGGGCTATGTCCGCCGCCTGCGCCGCTTCCGCTATGGGCCCGCGGTGTTCAAGATCGATTGGGCCCTCGACGGCCCCATTCCCTGGAGCGATCCGGCCGTCCTCGACGCTTCGACCGTGCACCTCGGCGGCACCCTCGCCGAAATCGCAGCCTCGGAGAGCGCCATCTGGCGCGGGGAGCACCCCGAGCGCCCCTTCGTGCTGCTCTGCCAGCAAAGCCAATGCGATCCCACGCGCGCGCCGCCCGGCAAGCACACCGGATATGCGTATTGCCATGTCCCCGAGGGCTCCACCGCGGATCTCACGGACACCATCGAACGCCAAGTCGAACGCTTCGCCCCGCATTTCCGGGACCGCATCCTCGCCCGGCACATCCTGCGCGCCCCCGATTTCGAGCGCTACAACCCGGCGTTCGTCGGCGGTGCCATCACCGGCGGCGTCGCCGATCTCGGCCAGCTCTTTACCCGCCCGGTGGCGCGCTGGAACCCTTACACCACGCCAAACCGGCGCATTTTCCTTTGCTCCGCCGGAACGCCCCCGGGCGGCGGCGTCCACGGCATGTGCGGCTATCACGCAGCCCGCGCCGCGCTCGCGCGCATCGAACGCCTGCCCGCGGCCCCGCTCGCAGACAACCGTTAACGCGCACGGCGTATTCGGTGCACGGCGGAAGAACGGCACCCGCGGTTCCATCGGCGGAAGTACGAGTTCCGCACCTGTTTTCGGGAATGCCGGCCGATTGCCGAACGTCCGTGGGGCGACATCCGGCGAGGCCTGCATCGCGCGAAAATTATCCGATGTGCGGAACATGGCAGTCTCATGGCATTGCGATTGCTGAGCGGAGCCGCTCATGAGCGTTCGCACACTACGGATTTGGATGGTGACGGCATTTGCCGGCTCGGTGCTGACCGCGTGCATCGGCATCGCGGGATGCGGCACCAAGGGGTCGAGCGAGGAGCAGGGCTCGGCGCTCCGGGCGGGCACCGGGACCGATTGGATCCTCGACGTCCACCCCGTCTTCCAAACCGTACGCTTTGCGGTGCCCAAGAGCGAAGGCGTCACCCTCCCCAGCGAGCGCACGCCGGCCGACGCCGTATTGGCCTTGCTCGATCAGTACAAAGACGTATTCGGCATGAAGGACCCCAAATCGGAGTGGAGGCTCACCTCCACCAAGCCGGGCGACCGCGGGTTCACGCATTTGCGCTTTCAACAGACGAGCCGCGGGGTGCCGGTCTTCGGGAGCGATTGGACGGCCGCCATCGATCCTTCGGGAAAGCTCACGTCGATGAGCGGTGTGTACGTCCCCGGCACGGACGCCGCCGACATTCAGCCCACCAAGAGCGCCGACGCGCTGGCCGCCGCCGTTCGAGCCGACGTGCAAAAGCGCATCCCGGGGCTGGGCGCCGCCGATATCGACACCAAGGTAAACGCGCAGCTGCTCATCTATGCCGCCGAGGGCATCGCGCCGGCCTTGGCCATGGAGGTCGCCAGCACCGCCAGGAACGGCGCCGAAGTCGATATCGACCATTACTTGGTCGACGCGCGCACCGCCGCCATCCTCCTGCGCGCGCCCGCCCTGATGAGCGAGTACGCGCAAGGGTACGGGGCGAGCCATTATCCGCCTTACAATGCCTCGAGCAGCAAGGTGAGCTTTCCGGTCAGCAAGGGCAACGGCGCGTGGAAGCTCGACGCGACCACCAAGAGCGCCAATGTCCGCATCGTGACCGACGTCAAAGACAAGGACATCGTCTCCGGAAAAGATGCGACCTTGGAGGCCTCGAAGGTGCCCGTCGATTGGGTCGACGACACCACCCCCAAAGGCGCCGCCGTCGACTCGCAAGCGCACTTCGCGGCCGTGGTGGACGCCTACAAAGACCTCTATGGCCGCAACTCGTACGATGACAAAGGCGCCGAGATCCGCGCATCCATCAACGACAACGTCGCCGGCTCCGTGAACGCGTTCTTTCTTCCGGGGAGCACGTCCGGAGGGTGCACCGGGCGCTTCGGCATCGGCGATGGCGACAAAGATTATTATCCGCTGGGCGCCTCCGTCGACGTGCTGGCCCACGAGTTCACCCACGGGGTGAGCCAATGCACCTGGGGCGGCAGCGCGGGCAGCTACACGGCGGCCGCGACCAACGAGGCGATGAGCGATATCTTGGCCGTGTTCATCAGCGGCCGCATCGAGGGTGGCAAGCCCACGTCGGTCGGCCGCAACATCAGCAAGGGCGACTCGCGCATCATCCGCCAACTGGACAATCCAAAGTGCCCGACCGTCGACGATCTCGACACCTGCGCGCCCCGCAGCCGTCGCTACGAGCACGAGGAGCACTACGCGAGCACCATCGTCTCCTATGCGTGGTACTTGATGACCTTTGGCGGCGCGCACAAGACCACGCAACAAACGGTGGCGTGCCCCATTGGATGGGAAGCCTCCGGCAAGCTTTGGTACGACGTGGAGACCAAGGATCTCTCCAAGAGCCCCGATTTCAAAGCGGTCGCCAATGCCACCTTGGCCGCGGGCAAGCGGCAGAAGCTCCCGCTCGACGCCATCGCGTGCGCGTGGGTCGCCGTAAAAGTGATCACCGCCGACGACGCGAAGAAAGACTGGAACGTGACCTGCGCGGGCGCCGACGACGCGGGCGCCTCCGACGCGGGGACCTTCGGCGATGGCGGCGTGCTGGTCAAGCCGGGGACTTCCCTCGTGTGCCCCGGATCGAGCCATTTGAACTGAGGTACGAATCGACCCTTGGGATCGCGCAGAGCTCCGAAGCGCGCGATCCCAGGATCCGCGCGATCCCAGGGTCCGCACCATCCCAGGATCCGCACCGTCCCAGGAACCGCGCGATCCCAAGGGCGCGCGGATCGGCATGGCACACGGCGACACGGTCGTATTTTCATGTGCGCTCGATGATTTGCGCGGCGGAATCCGCGCAAGCACGCGCGCCATCGCGCCCACGACGAACGGCACATCGCATGCGAAAGGCGCCCGAGCCGGCGCGCGATGCGTCGGGGGAGGTTTGCGATGGTGAAAGATCGATGGAGATGCGCGGCGCGCGTCGTTCGTGGTGGTGTGGTCACATTTGCGTTGTTGGCGGGCGGTGCGGGCTGCTCCGGCGCTGGGGACGCGGACGACGGGAGCCCCGAGGGCATCGGCGGCGCTCGCGCGGCGCTGGGCGTCGACGGTGATGGTGCTGCGGACCGCGGCGTCGACGGTGATGGGGCTGCGGATCGCGATACCGCCGGGGATGTCGTTGCGAATCGCGCCGCCGGGGGTGTCGTGGCGGAGCCGCTCAAGCTCTTCGTCATGGGCGCGAGCCTCGATGCGGTGGCCTCCGATCGCGGCCATGGGTTCGTGGCGATCGGCTCCGGGCCCGATGGATTGCTGATCGCACGGATCCGGGGCGCCAAGGTCACGGAGGAGGCGGGCCCCGATCTCGCGGCCATTTTCGGCTGCACGAAGGTGAGCATCCTCGAAATCACGGGCCTCAGCGTGACCCGTGAGCGCCAGGGCCTCGCCACCGGGACGATGATTTGCGAAACCCCCGAGTCGTGGACGAAGCGCGCGCTGGTCCTCGCCTACGACAAGGGCACATGGACACCCCTGACGTCGTTGCCCGTCGACGGCGCCTTCCGCCCGGCGGGTGTCACCTGCGACGAGCATCGCGGGTGCCTCGTGCTCGGTCACCAATTCCGCGGCGGCGTCATCCTCGACCCCACCGCCGATTCGGCGATATCCGTTTATTCATGGAAGCACGGGGTCTTCACCACCGAGCTCGATGAGTGGGAGACCAGCCCCGACACCCTCTATTGGCCGCGAACCATCGCCACCCGGGGCGACACCTGGTTCATCGGAGGCGAAGAGCTCCGCAACGACGGAGCGCACGGCCTTTCGCGGCTTCGCACCGCCGGGACATGGTCGAGCCCCGACGCCTCGCACCTGCCGTTGCTCCTTCGTGCGCACCCCGTCCAAAACCGCATTCACGCCTTGGCCGTCGGCACCGATGGCTCGACGCGGCTCGAGCGCGTGGGCACCGACGGCCGCTTCACCGACGTCGCGCGCTTCGATGCGCGCCTCTTCGATTTTACCCAGCTAGGCAGCAAAACGCTGGTGGTGGGCCAGCGCGATTTATCCCCGGGGTATGTTCCCTATGCCGCCTTGGGCACCAAGGTCCTGACCATGCCGGCCTATGGCGACGGGAGCGCCATCCACGCCGTGGCCGCGGCATCGGATGGCGACGTCGCCATGGGCGTGGGCCGGCAAACGGCCAATGAAGGCGCCCCGCGCCCGAGCGCCCCCCTCATCCTTCGCATCTCGAGCAGGCCGCTCGGCGTCGCGGACGGCGTCCTCGGTGCGGACGGCCCCGTGGAGGCCGATCCCCACGCCACCTCGCAACGAGCGATCCACACCGCATCGACCACCGTGGGCGGCTATCCGGTGCACGTTCATTTCAGCAACCCGCCCGCCTTTGGCGGCGACGATCCAACGATCCTCGACGAGGTCGTCCGCCTCCTCGATGCAACCCCGGCCGGCGAGACGGTCCGCGCGGCCATTCATAGCCTCACGGCAAACGCCGTCGCCAATGCCCTCGTGGCGGCGAAAAACCGCGGGGTGAACCTGAAGATCGTCGAAGATGGCTCCGACGAGTTCGACCCGGACACCTCCCCGCGCGAGCTGCACGCGGCGCTCGGCGCCAACCATGTCTTTTGCGGCAAACGGGTCAAAGACGGCAACTTCGGGTGCATCACCACCGATTCGAGCGGCATCATGCACACGAAGCTCATCACCTTCAGCAAAACGAAAGATCCATCGGGCGAGCTCCGCACCAATGTGAGCTGGTTCGCTTCGGCCAACATGACGTATGCGTCCGGCTCGAAGATGTTCAACAACGCCATCACCGTCTACGGCGACAAGGCGCTCTACGATCACTTCGGCGGCTACTTCGGGCACCTCTTTGCGCAGAGGCACTATAGCCAAAACGACTATTACGATGCCGCTTCGCATCGAGGCTACTTCGAGGGGACCACGGCGCGCGTCTACACGTCCCCCGAGCAAGACGGCGATCTGGTCTACAATCGACTGAACGATATCGTCGCCGACTCGAGCTGCCGCATTCGCGTCGCGCAAGCCGCCATCAACGATTCGCGCATGAAGCTCGTCGATCTGCTCGTCGCCCGTAAACGCGCCGGCTGCCTCGTTTGGGTCGTGGTCGATGGCATCGAGAAGGACGCCCTCGCCAAGTTGAAGGGCGCGAACATCCCCGTGCGCCGGCACGTCGTCCACGACAAAATGGTCCTGGTCAACTCCAAATTCGGCGACTCCACGGCCAACCGATTCCTGATCTTCACCGGATCGCACAATTGGACGTACTCGGCCAATTACCGCAACGACGAAATCTTCGTTCGCCTGGAGAGCAAAGATCTTTATGATGCATTCTACACGCACTTCAACGACGCCTACAACGCCGGCACGCCGCTCTAGGGGGTGTCCCTAGTTCAGCGAGAAAAAAGCTGGATCATCTCGATCACTTAGCGAGGCGGATGCAGGAAACTGTTGTCTCACCGCGGCAAGCATGATCAAAAATCCGGATGCACCGACACGCGCTCACCGATGCCCAGTGGCGTCGGCTGCAACGAGTCCTACCGAAACAGAAGACGGGGCCCGCCTCGGAGTTGGGTGACCGGCTCTTCATCGAGGCGGTGCTCTATCGCGCAAAAACGGGCCTACCGTGGCGTGATCTCCCGGAGCGATTCGGTCCTTGGAAATCGGTCTACAACCGCTTCTCGAACTGGGCACGGAAAGGACACTGGGCAGCGATCTTCCGCGAATTGCAGCTCGAGTTTGACGACGTCGGCTCCATCGTCGATGGATCGGTCGTCCGCGCTCACCAAGATGCGTCGGGCGGAAAAGGGGGATCAAACGAAATGCTTTGGGCCGCTCTCGAGGAGGTTTTTCGACCAAGCTTCACGCCGTCGTCGACACGAAAGGGCGGCCCATCCACATCGCGCTCACGCCGGGGCAGCGGCACGAAATGATGGCTGCGGACGAGTTGCTGCAGCACGCCAGAGGCAAGGCGCTCATCGGCGATACGGGATATGACTCGAATCGCTTCCTTCAAGCCGTACACGACAAGGGCATGAAGCCCGTCATTCACCCGAAGCCTGAGCGCCTTGTGAAGCCACGCCTCGCACGAAAGCTTTATCGGCGACGCTACCTCGTCGAGGAAGCCCAGACGCAAACCGTAAAATCTTGGTCCGCTTCGCGCTGGAGCGACGAGTTTTCAAGCTGGTTCGTCGATCGCGACATCGCGGCGTAGCCGAAAACTTGCCCTGCGGCGCGAGTCGTGATGGGGCTCCCTCGCGCGGGGAGGCCATCGGCGATGGCGAAGCGAAAATGGAAGGTCGAGTTACGCGCGAGACCGCAATCCGACGGTTTGGAACGACTCGGGCAGGTGGTGAAGCTCGTGATCGTCCGAGAGGCCGCCGCCCGCGCAATGCAAACGGACAACAACGAGAGGTCGAGGCTCCTCATCCCCACGAGCGTCGGCGTTCTCGAGGAGCGTGATGCATGAAGAACCGAGCGGCGCTGTACGCGCGCGTTTCAACGGCGCGCCAGGAGCAAGAGAAAACGATCGGCTCGCAAGTCGAAGCGATCGAACGCGCGTGCGCCGCTGGTGGCGTGAGCATCGCGCCGGATCGGCGCTATGTCGATGAAGGATTCAGCGGGTCGCGTTTGGACCGCCCCGCGTTCGATGCACTTCGCGACGCCGCGGCAGATGGATTGATAGATGTAATTTACATATATTGTCCTGATCGGCTCGCGCGAAGTTACGTCCATCAGCAGGTCATCCTCGAAGAGCTCACCAAGCGTGGGGTGCGCGTACACTTCGTTGAACATCCTGTCGGCGAGCGTGCGGAGGATCGACTGCTTGTCCAGATGCAAGGCGTGATCGCCGAGTACGAGCGTGCCAAGATCCTGGAACGTACGCGGCGAGGACGAATGCACAAAGTGCGCGAAGGTCGAATGCTTCCTTTTGGAATACCGCCGTACGGATACGCGATCGTCAGGACGAAGGCCGTGCCCGGTGGAAGCATTGTGATCGACGAGGTCGAGGCGCAGAATGTCCGTGCGATGTATCGATGGGTGCTCGACGAAGGGCTGAGTGCACGGCAAGTCGCCAAACGATTGAACGCGCTCGGCATCAAGCCGCGCCGCGCCAAGATCTGGGTCGCAGGCAGCGTGCACGTCATCCTGACCAACGCTGCGTACACGGGCATGGCGACGTACGGCAAACGCGAACCCGCAGAGCCAAAGCGTCCGCGTCGTCCTGGTGGATATCGTAAGAACGCGAAGAGCTCGCACGTCATCCGCCCGCGGGCGCAATGGCTACACGTTTCGATTCCTTCGCTCGTTACCGAAAAGGATCAAGAGTGCGTGCGGACACGGCTGGCGAAGAACAAAATCTGGGCGCCACGCAACGTGCAGCATGACTACTTGCTGCGGGCTCTCGTCACGTGCGGTGAGTGCGGTTGGAAGATGGCGTGTGGGCACCAGTCGAGCGTGTGCAAGCGCTACGAGTATTTTTACTATGAATGTGCTCGCCGCGATCCTGTCGACACCGGGCGAATGAGCAAGTGCACCGCCAAGCGCGTGCGCGCAGAGGAACTCGACGGTGTTGTGTGGGACGCGATTCGATCTTGGGTGCAGAGCCCCGCAATGCTCCAACGCGAACTCGAACTATGGCGAACAAGTCGTCAAGCCGCGTCGAGCGTTGCCAAGGAGCTCGCGCGCCTGGAAGGAGCGAGACGACAACTCGAACTCCAAGTCGAGCGATTGATCGACGCATACCAACGAGGAGCGATCAGCGTCGAGCAACTGAAGTCCCGACGCGAGAGACTCGACAGTGCCATGGACTCCGTCAGCCTCCGAGGCGAGGACTTGATTGGTCAGCAGATGGACTCCACCCGCGTTACACGCATCGCCGATGACCTCGCGGCCTTCGCCTCGACACTCCGCAAGGGATTCGACAAGCTCGACTTCACCGAGCGCCAAAGGATCGTCCGTCTTCTTCTTGAGCGCGTCGTCGTTACCGGCGACAAGCTCACGATCGAGCACGCTATCCCTCTGTCAGGACGATTTGGTGGTTTGCGTCAAGGTGATCGAAATCTTCTTCCACAGCCTCAAACGCTTCCGCGCCATCGCGACCAGGTACGACAAGAGCGCCCGCAACTATCTCGCCCTCGTGCAACTTGCCTGTGCCCGGCTCTGGCTGGAGAACTAGGGACACCCCCTAGGCGTCACGCGAGCACGGGCATGAACGCGAACGCGAGCACGGGCGCGAGCGCGAGCAGGGGCGCGCGCAACGGAGCTACGAAACCAGCGCCAACACGGCCGCAGCCATTTCATCGTCCTCGAGCCCATCGCTCGATGCGCTGAGGTGCAGCTCGGCATCGCAATATCCCGGCACGCGGGCAGGCCGGAAACCGTGGGTCACCCAGATCCGGCGCTCGCGGGCGATTCGATCGCGCTTTTCATTGAGCTCCTTTCGCTCGCCGCGCACATAAATGTGAAAGAGGTTCGTGGGGGTCGGCACCGGTGAAACGATCAGGCGCGGATCCTTCGACAGTCGCTCGCTCAGCCTCCGCGCGCGGGCCACCCACGTCGGGAGGCGGGCGAGCGTATCGTCGATGCGCATGGCCGCCGATGCCGCGTACGGAAAGAATCCGAACAGGTTGCCACCGTGGCGGTGCCGCCACACGCGCGCGTGGGCCATCAGCTCCGCCGGCCCCGCCACGATGGCTCCCCCCAGCGCGCCGATGGTTTTGTACAACGAGACATAGACCGAGGAGCAACCCGCGCAAATCTCGGCCAGGGAGCGCCCATAGCCGGGCGCGCACTCCCAGAGCCGGGCTCCGTCGAGGTGCAGCGGGATGCCTCGCTCGCGGCACGCGGCCTTTACGTCCTCGAGCTCGGCCCACGTTGGAAGGTACCCCGTCCATCGCAAGGGCAATTCGACGGAGATCACCGCGAGCGGCTCGCTCGCGTGCGCGCGCTTCACGTCCTCGGCGAGGATCCCGCGCTCCCACGGCGCGAGCAGCACGCCGTGGAGCCCACCGAGCACCTCGAACGCCGCGTCCTCGTCGAGCAAATGATGCGACGAGGGATGCAAGCCCACGGCCCGACTGGCGCCGCGCTCGGCGTGCAACCGCAAAAGAACGAGCTGCCCCATCGTGCCCGTTGGCATGAAGCACGCCGCCTCGAACCCGAGCAGCGCCGCGACCTTCTTCTCCAATGCCTGAACGAGCTCCCCTTCCCCATAACGGTCCGCCGTCACACCTTCGCGCTGGCACCATTGCCCAATGCGCACGAGCTCCGCGCCATCGGTGACATTCGCGCGAATCACCAGCCCGCCGCGGCAGCTCCGCAACAAGCGATCCCGCTCGCTGCCGGCAACGGGTGCCTTCACCGGTGGAGTCGCGGGAACGACAGCAGGAGCCGCACATGCGGCCCCCGACGAGAGTGCACCACCGATTCCGGCAGCCATCGAGAGCACCCAGTCGCGTCGAGAGAGCATCACCCCCATGGGTATGCCCACTGCGCCGCAAGCACAAGTGCCCTCCCCTGCATCGAAGCGACGATTGCGGGCGTCCGATCAACATCTACGGCCGTCCCGCGGGCAGCGGCGAAGCGCGATGACCGAAAGACGACGTCATCGGTGCAACGTCGAAACGGATCGGAGCTCTCGGCCTGGTCCTACGCGACCGGGCGCACGCGCGCTCCAAATGGCACCCAAGTCGACGTAGGAATCCAAATAAAGGATGAATACCAATGACCTCTCCGGGCTCAATATAGAATTAAAATTTTCGGTTTCCGCCCGAGCGGCTCGTCGACGCAGCGTGGAGTTTGCGCACATGCCAATCGGCGAGGCATCCATGGGTGGCCCGTTCATGCCGATCACGTGGCGGTCGCGCGCAACGAAGACGATCGGGCGCTCACGACGGGTGTCCTCGGCGCACGGTGGTCGGCGAGGATTCACGTCATGGTCGAGCGCGCGCGATGGCGCGCATCGCCCGGGCCCAGCCTGTTCGACACCGGATCCCATGTTTTCGCCAGGTGCGATGGGACGAGGATGCGACCCGCGCTCGCAATTTCGTACATGGCGAGGTGGCGGCTGACGGAATTCGCCAGGTGAGCGTCCATCTTCGACGGCTCGCCGGCTTACGCCTGGGCGGGCCGCTCGAAACGAGAGGAACAGCGTGGGAACGCGGGTTGCACCCGTGCAGTCGCACACATGGTCTGGTACGATCCGAAGCTGCAAAAGGTCATCGTTCGCGTCGTGTACGATGGCCCGGCACATGCGGGCAAAAGCACGAATGTGAGCCAGCTCGCCGCGGCCTTTACCCCACTGCGGCGAGGCGCGCTCATCGCGCCCGAGGAGCGCGACGACGGGCGCACCCTCTTCTTCGATTGGCTGCACCTCGACGGCGGCATCATCGCGGGCCACGGTCTGCGATGCCAGCTGGTGACGGGCCCCGGTCAGTCGATGCTGGCGCACCGGCGCTGGCATCTGGTGGGCACGGCCGACGTGCTCGTCTTCGTCTGCGACAGCACCCCCGAGGGCCTGCGCGAGGCGCGCTGCTCGTTGGAGTTGCTCCGAGCGCGCTATTGCGACGTCGGGCATGGCCCAGCCCTCGTCATCCAAGCGAACAAACAAGATGCGGCGGACGCCTTGGCCCCCGAAGAGGTGGCGCTCGCGCTCGATCTCGGCCCCGATATTCCCGTGGTCGGCGCCCGAGCCGTCGCGGGCATTGGAGTTCGTGAAACCGCCGTCGTCGCCATTCGCGCGGCGGCCGATATCGTGCAGCAGCTGGTGCTCACCAAGGGGATCGAGGCGCTGGAGCCGCCCGACGAAGGCGCGGACGCGCTGCTCGCCGATATGAAACGACTCCGCGCGGCGCGGCGCGCGAAGCCCCGGCGCGGCGCGCGCTCCCCCCGAGGGCTCACCGTGAGCGGAGCCACCTTGCCGCTCCCCCACGCGAACCTCCCCGAGGGCTACATCTGGCCGGCGGCGCGCGGCCGGGCCATCGTGGAGACGCTCGAGTCGGCTTATTCCGAGGCACGTATCCATCGACGCGAGGGCCGCCATCGGCGGACCGTTTATCGCGTGGGTGAGCTGATGCTCGAGCCCTCCGTGAGCGCGTACGAAGATGGCGCGAGCGCTCGGGAGGCCATGTCGGCGCTCGCGCGAAAGAAGGTTCGATTGGGCGACTTGTGCGCGAAGGATACGGCGCTGGCGATCACCGCCGATGCCGAGGGTCGGTTCTGGGTCTGGACGATCGCGCCGGCCCTGCCCGAGATGGAGGACGTCGCGGGATCCGCGGAGCGCGCCGAGCTGCTCGGCCGCGCGTTCGCCGTCTCGCTTCGAGCCGCCTACACGAGGTCCGTCGCGCTGATCGCCGATCCGGCGTGGCTGGCGAAGACCGCGGAGGGCTTCGCGTATTTCGGGGAGATCACGCTCGATGGTGAGCCCTTGAAGGCAACCCTCGCGTCCATGTTGGAGAGCTCGCGCCGCGCGGCCTCGGGCGCCGTCGACTTCGAGCGCACGGCGGCGGCCTTTTGGAGCGCGGCGAACGCCGATCGCCCTTTCGAAGAGGCGGTGCGCCGCGCGCTCGAAGCGTTTGCGGCGGAAGACGGCTCCGCGAGGGGCTCGGCCGCGGGTCGATGGCTGGCGCTTCGCGCGCCGCACGCAGGATCGCAGCACGACAAGGTCATCGTGACGTCCACCTTGGGTCGGTGAAGGGGGTACTATGTTGGAGGAGGAGCGAGAGAGCGAGAAGGAAACCGAGACCGAGGCCGAGGGCGCCGAGGTGCCGGAGAAAGAGCTGGGCTGGGCCAGCCGAATGATGGTCGACAGCCTGCGAAAGCAAGGGTGGCTGGTCGCCGTCGAGCGCCGGGCGGCGCTGGTGACCGATCTCGAGGAGCAGGCCACCACCTTGCGCCATCACGTCGCGGGGCTCGAGCAGGAGCTCATCCTGCGCGAAGCCGAAATGCGCGATCGGACGGCGGAGCTCACGAAGGTGCGCGAGGGTATGCTGCGCGATAAATCCCGGCTTCAAGAGCGCATCGATCACCTGACGCGGGAGCTCGACGTGCGCGCGCACGCGCTCGCCAGCGCCATGACCAGCCAGGAGAGCCTGGAGGACAAGGTGCTGGCCGCCGAGGCGGCGCGCACGCGCCTCG contains these protein-coding regions:
- a CDS encoding phospholipase D-like domain-containing protein, with amino-acid sequence MVKDRWRCAARVVRGGVVTFALLAGGAGCSGAGDADDGSPEGIGGARAALGVDGDGAADRGVDGDGAADRDTAGDVVANRAAGGVVAEPLKLFVMGASLDAVASDRGHGFVAIGSGPDGLLIARIRGAKVTEEAGPDLAAIFGCTKVSILEITGLSVTRERQGLATGTMICETPESWTKRALVLAYDKGTWTPLTSLPVDGAFRPAGVTCDEHRGCLVLGHQFRGGVILDPTADSAISVYSWKHGVFTTELDEWETSPDTLYWPRTIATRGDTWFIGGEELRNDGAHGLSRLRTAGTWSSPDASHLPLLLRAHPVQNRIHALAVGTDGSTRLERVGTDGRFTDVARFDARLFDFTQLGSKTLVVGQRDLSPGYVPYAALGTKVLTMPAYGDGSAIHAVAAASDGDVAMGVGRQTANEGAPRPSAPLILRISSRPLGVADGVLGADGPVEADPHATSQRAIHTASTTVGGYPVHVHFSNPPAFGGDDPTILDEVVRLLDATPAGETVRAAIHSLTANAVANALVAAKNRGVNLKIVEDGSDEFDPDTSPRELHAALGANHVFCGKRVKDGNFGCITTDSSGIMHTKLITFSKTKDPSGELRTNVSWFASANMTYASGSKMFNNAITVYGDKALYDHFGGYFGHLFAQRHYSQNDYYDAASHRGYFEGTTARVYTSPEQDGDLVYNRLNDIVADSSCRIRVAQAAINDSRMKLVDLLVARKRAGCLVWVVVDGIEKDALAKLKGANIPVRRHVVHDKMVLVNSKFGDSTANRFLIFTGSHNWTYSANYRNDEIFVRLESKDLYDAFYTHFNDAYNAGTPL
- a CDS encoding transposase is translated as MGRSRGGFSTKLHAVVDTKGRPIHIALTPGQRHEMMAADELLQHARGKALIGDTGYDSNRFLQAVHDKGMKPVIHPKPERLVKPRLARKLYRRRYLVEEAQTQTVKSWSASRWSDEFSSWFVDRDIAA
- a CDS encoding beta-eliminating lyase-related protein; the encoded protein is MKAPVAGSERDRLLRSCRGGLVIRANVTDGAELVRIGQWCQREGVTADRYGEGELVQALEKKVAALLGFEAACFMPTGTMGQLVLLRLHAERGASRAVGLHPSSHHLLDEDAAFEVLGGLHGVLLAPWERGILAEDVKRAHASEPLAVISVELPLRWTGYLPTWAELEDVKAACRERGIPLHLDGARLWECAPGYGRSLAEICAGCSSVYVSLYKTIGALGGAIVAGPAELMAHARVWRHRHGGNLFGFFPYAASAAMRIDDTLARLPTWVARARRLSERLSKDPRLIVSPVPTPTNLFHIYVRGERKELNEKRDRIARERRIWVTHGFRPARVPGYCDAELHLSASSDGLEDDEMAAAVLALVS